From a region of the bacterium genome:
- a CDS encoding IPT/TIG domain-containing protein translates to MRAPTVKPCAKPNGPSPLLRRGSRWSIVLLATVLSACQLAPNPLVGPLPGLSDAVTVAGEAANTAIHGAVSFPGMRVQAAPDYASSNATLTLIGLADNLTVVTGKTNTDGTFVLSLNGFTPSANSYFLLEASRGLNNHAAGNTVARFRTILKWTGSAWTSISGTTIAINSQTTAVAIESSLDPVNVPPGGTIGKVSGTTINASPALTGHPDSEIATLAASIAACLTNDFDPVGSVPAIVPSVTALQPSTVAANGAMLLQGRGFSPIASANTVLFGTATASIFFASPTSLGVYVPAAAPSSGVLKVTTSLGTSPESPTFAVSGSGGGTGGSGGGAGSSPVITGLSRTTGDTTTPVTVTGTDFDAFGTASLVRFNQISAPFLSSWSTTQAVAQVPGPTLAGRVSGPVLLGTRQGLLSQPFGTFTASTSVTENFLDNNLWDSDNSLNVVWSGGPRILYDGDLTVPAGTTTFAPPRSILASDGNVGAQNVIVGNSQGFQPGQEVFLIQLFGTGAGYWEFNTIKSINGSVLTMTNALAHTYNQGQSLCQKVPHYGTVTVNGTLTTQGVSSLGLSGGFIVFRSDTLTVNPGGVIQANSLGATGGVYNGAAGVPNGSAGNSATNGGGSGLNNGRGGGGYAEGGTVTNDGSRVPGGVGIGSNGGGGGNNNGAGGGYGTAGQGVSGSGGYATGGAAGGTADLSRIFPGAGGGAEHNSGTSSGGNGGGVIFINASTLTNNGLISSNGGSCVSYGGGGSGGSIFLNASTMSLAANSVTVTGGSGNSSTWGSNYTAGGFGRVRLSYDKLGGVNYPNSGAETTATGASTPRYSSTALSLYQIASGTVQSLAYDTGTLAPTYVSPNTSQTLNGGTLSFQYSSSPDGVSWSPWIGTFANVPARRYIRWKATVTGNAVLNSLSLIYNY, encoded by the coding sequence ATGCGAGCACCAACCGTGAAACCCTGCGCAAAACCCAATGGGCCGTCGCCTCTCCTGCGACGCGGCAGCCGGTGGTCCATCGTGCTGCTTGCCACCGTCCTTTCGGCGTGCCAGCTGGCACCCAATCCTCTGGTCGGGCCCCTTCCCGGTCTCTCGGATGCCGTCACGGTGGCCGGCGAGGCAGCGAATACGGCCATCCATGGCGCGGTCTCATTTCCTGGCATGCGAGTTCAGGCGGCGCCCGACTACGCTTCCAGCAACGCCACGCTGACGCTGATCGGACTTGCGGACAACCTCACGGTCGTCACCGGGAAGACCAACACCGACGGCACGTTCGTGCTGTCGCTCAACGGCTTCACCCCCAGCGCCAACTCTTACTTCCTGCTCGAGGCGAGCCGTGGTCTCAACAATCACGCGGCCGGCAACACCGTGGCGCGCTTCCGCACGATCCTCAAGTGGACGGGCAGCGCCTGGACGAGCATCTCGGGCACCACGATCGCCATCAACTCGCAGACGACCGCCGTGGCCATCGAGAGCAGCCTCGATCCGGTGAACGTTCCGCCCGGTGGCACCATCGGCAAGGTGTCCGGGACGACGATCAACGCCAGCCCTGCGCTGACGGGACACCCGGACAGCGAGATCGCAACGCTCGCGGCCTCGATCGCGGCGTGCCTGACCAACGACTTCGACCCGGTGGGCAGCGTCCCGGCCATCGTGCCCAGCGTGACCGCCCTGCAGCCCTCGACCGTCGCTGCCAACGGGGCCATGCTGTTGCAGGGACGCGGGTTCTCGCCCATCGCGAGCGCCAACACGGTGCTGTTCGGCACGGCGACGGCCTCCATCTTCTTCGCCTCGCCGACGTCGCTGGGGGTTTACGTGCCGGCGGCCGCGCCGAGCAGCGGGGTCCTGAAGGTGACGACCTCCCTGGGCACGAGCCCCGAGAGCCCGACCTTCGCGGTGTCGGGCTCCGGGGGCGGAACCGGGGGATCTGGCGGTGGCGCGGGGAGTTCCCCCGTCATCACCGGGCTGTCGCGGACGACGGGTGACACCACCACTCCGGTCACGGTCACGGGCACCGATTTCGACGCCTTCGGCACTGCCAGCCTGGTCCGCTTCAACCAGATCAGTGCGCCTTTCCTCTCGTCCTGGTCCACGACCCAAGCCGTTGCCCAGGTGCCTGGCCCCACGCTGGCAGGCCGTGTCTCGGGTCCGGTCCTTCTGGGCACCCGGCAGGGCCTCCTGAGCCAGCCCTTCGGGACCTTCACGGCCTCGACGAGCGTGACCGAGAATTTCCTCGACAACAACCTGTGGGATTCCGACAACAGCCTGAATGTCGTCTGGTCCGGCGGCCCCCGCATCCTCTACGACGGCGACCTCACGGTTCCTGCGGGTACCACGACGTTCGCCCCGCCCCGCAGCATCCTGGCCTCCGACGGCAACGTGGGCGCGCAGAACGTCATCGTGGGTAACAGCCAGGGCTTCCAGCCCGGGCAGGAGGTCTTCCTCATCCAGCTCTTCGGCACGGGGGCCGGTTACTGGGAGTTCAATACGATCAAGTCGATCAACGGCAGCGTGCTGACGATGACCAATGCCCTGGCCCATACCTACAACCAGGGGCAGTCCCTCTGTCAGAAGGTCCCCCATTACGGCACGGTCACGGTGAACGGAACCCTGACGACCCAGGGCGTTTCCTCGCTGGGCCTGAGCGGAGGCTTCATCGTCTTCCGCTCGGATACCCTGACCGTGAACCCCGGAGGCGTCATCCAGGCGAACTCCCTCGGAGCGACGGGGGGGGTGTACAACGGGGCTGCGGGCGTCCCGAACGGGAGCGCCGGCAATTCCGCGACCAACGGCGGTGGCTCGGGCCTCAATAATGGCCGAGGGGGCGGTGGCTATGCCGAAGGCGGGACGGTTACCAACGATGGCTCGCGCGTTCCCGGCGGCGTCGGGATCGGGAGCAACGGGGGCGGCGGCGGCAACAACAACGGGGCTGGCGGGGGCTACGGAACGGCCGGACAGGGTGTCTCGGGGAGCGGTGGTTATGCGACCGGTGGTGCGGCGGGTGGAACCGCTGATCTCAGCCGGATCTTCCCGGGCGCAGGCGGTGGCGCCGAGCACAATAGCGGCACCAGTAGTGGGGGAAATGGGGGTGGAGTCATCTTCATCAACGCGTCGACCCTGACCAACAACGGCCTGATCTCGTCGAATGGTGGTAGCTGCGTGTCCTACGGCGGCGGCGGGAGCGGCGGGTCGATTTTCCTGAACGCTTCGACCATGTCGCTTGCGGCCAACTCCGTGACGGTCACGGGCGGGAGCGGGAATAGCTCGACTTGGGGCTCAAACTATACGGCCGGCGGTTTTGGTCGGGTCCGCCTTTCGTACGATAAGCTCGGCGGGGTGAACTATCCCAACTCCGGGGCCGAGACCACGGCGACGGGCGCGAGCACGCCTCGCTACAGCTCGACGGCTCTTTCCCTCTACCAGATCGCCTCGGGCACGGTCCAGTCTCTGGCGTACGATACCGGCACCCTGGCGCCCACCTATGTGAGCCCCAATACCAGCCAGACCCTCAATGGCGGGACGCTGAGCTTTCAGTACTCCAGCAGCCCGGATGGCGTGTCCTGGAGCCCGTGGATCGGGACGTTCGCGAATGTACCCGCCAGGCGTTACATCCGCTGGAAGGCGACCGTGACGGGCAACGCGGTGCTGAACAGCCTATCGCTCATCTACAACTACTAG
- a CDS encoding Ig-like domain-containing protein produces the protein MVTPREATLNAQSPFGTNAPGYVSTLRLSVDVTFSDATLGHTATWTSSNPARATVASDGTVTVPSTATPGQVTIRAEAGGFFDEALIHVTTVGDVFLIVE, from the coding sequence GTGGTGACGCCGCGTGAGGCGACGCTGAACGCCCAGTCCCCCTTCGGCACGAACGCGCCCGGTTACGTGTCGACCCTGCGATTGTCGGTCGACGTCACGTTTTCCGACGCCACGCTCGGGCACACGGCGACCTGGACCTCCTCGAACCCAGCCCGGGCGACGGTGGCCTCGGACGGCACCGTGACCGTTCCCAGCACGGCCACCCCCGGACAGGTCACGATCCGGGCGGAGGCCGGAGGATTCTTCGACGAGGCCCTCATCCATGTCACGACCGTCGGTGATGTCTTCCTGATAGTGGAGTAA
- a CDS encoding heavy metal-responsive transcriptional regulator, with protein MEQGLFIGDLAKRVGVNPKTIRYYESLGLLSEPRRSESGYRLYAEDDAERMRFILGAKALGLSLQDVKDIVTAWGAGEAPCNHVSNLLDARLADLDRRIAELVAFRDSLRAYKEQVDRTERAPNTPCKHIAGVAAGQFQAPVVELTTLFHK; from the coding sequence GTGGAACAGGGCTTGTTCATCGGAGATCTCGCCAAGCGAGTGGGGGTGAACCCCAAGACCATCCGTTACTACGAGTCGCTGGGCCTGCTCTCGGAGCCCAGGCGATCCGAGTCGGGCTATCGCCTCTACGCCGAGGACGACGCGGAGCGCATGCGCTTCATCCTGGGGGCCAAGGCCCTGGGCCTCTCGCTGCAGGACGTCAAGGACATCGTGACGGCGTGGGGAGCGGGCGAGGCACCCTGCAACCATGTGAGCAACCTGCTCGACGCGCGCCTCGCGGATTTGGACCGGCGCATCGCGGAGCTGGTCGCCTTTCGCGACAGCCTGCGCGCCTACAAGGAGCAGGTCGACCGGACCGAACGCGCGCCGAACACCCCCTGCAAGCACATCGCGGGGGTGGCGGCCGGTCAGTTCCAAGCCCCGGTCGTGGAGCTTACGACCCTCTTCCACAAGTAG
- a CDS encoding copper-translocating P-type ATPase has protein sequence MRNLESTPTLPQPGAHLSLEIQGMTCAACAARIERALKKVEGVQEASVNFATEQAQVTFDPSRVKPEGLAKAVEDAGYHATLPQAVTLSRADFGIRGMTCASCAGRVERALKKMPGVQEATVNLGDEHATVTYAPGSVTPEALEAAVQAAGYEASYIPAAAPAAALTTHEEAKAADLKKLQQRLLIAGALTLPVFLLSMVPVLQFPGFQYLLLALTTPVQFWAGGPFMRNAYKAVKHGSANMDVLVSLGTLAAFGFSLYQTFFVQDHGHGHYYYETAAVIITLILLGKYLEARAKGSASAAIKRLMGLKPKTARLLVGGLETDIPVDQIKVGDQLLVRPGERVPADGVISHGHSSLDESMLTGESLPVQKGEGDPVIGATLNKTGAFVMTARHVGADTALAQIIRLVQEAQGGKAPIQRLVDKVSAVFVPIVVGIALATFFGWFFVGAPGDWAAALTAAVAVLVIACPCAMGLATPMAIMVGTGKGAEHGLLIKGGEVLERARDLTTVVFDKTGTLTEGKPALTDVIPAPGQDPDALVRLAASAERGSEHPLGEAIVRGAQERGLSLAEVKSFEAIAGGGIQAVVEGHPILIGTRRLLETHGMALHALVYEAERLEGLARTAMYVAIDGKVAGVLAVADALKPHAREAVEGLKRQGLSVVMITGDNQRTAEAIAKSAGIDRVLAEVLPQDKAREVKRLQEAGQTVAMVGDGINDAPALAQADVGIALGTGTDVAMEASDLTLVSGDVRGVSSAIGLSRTTLANIRQNLFWAFFYNVIGIPVAAIGLLNPMFAAGAMAFSSLFVVGNALRLRRFGR, from the coding sequence ATGCGGAACCTCGAAAGCACTCCCACCCTGCCGCAGCCCGGCGCGCACCTCTCGCTTGAAATCCAGGGGATGACCTGCGCCGCGTGCGCCGCACGCATCGAGCGCGCCCTGAAAAAGGTGGAAGGCGTCCAGGAGGCGTCGGTCAACTTCGCCACCGAGCAGGCGCAAGTCACCTTCGACCCGAGCCGCGTGAAGCCCGAAGGGCTCGCCAAGGCCGTCGAGGACGCGGGCTACCACGCGACGCTGCCCCAGGCCGTCACCCTCTCGCGCGCGGACTTCGGGATCCGGGGCATGACCTGCGCCTCGTGCGCCGGCCGGGTGGAGCGGGCCCTCAAGAAGATGCCCGGCGTCCAGGAGGCCACGGTCAACCTCGGTGACGAGCACGCCACCGTCACCTACGCCCCCGGCAGCGTGACCCCCGAAGCGCTCGAAGCCGCCGTCCAGGCTGCGGGCTACGAGGCGAGCTACATCCCTGCGGCCGCCCCGGCCGCTGCCCTCACTACGCACGAGGAGGCGAAAGCCGCCGACCTCAAGAAGCTGCAGCAGCGCCTCTTGATCGCAGGCGCCCTGACCCTGCCGGTCTTCCTCCTCTCGATGGTGCCGGTCCTCCAGTTCCCGGGCTTCCAGTACCTGCTCTTGGCCCTCACCACTCCCGTCCAGTTCTGGGCGGGCGGGCCGTTCATGCGTAACGCCTACAAGGCCGTCAAGCACGGCTCGGCCAACATGGACGTGCTGGTGAGCCTGGGCACCCTCGCCGCCTTCGGCTTCAGCCTCTACCAAACCTTCTTCGTCCAGGACCACGGTCACGGCCACTACTACTACGAGACGGCAGCGGTGATCATCACCCTGATCCTCTTGGGCAAGTACCTGGAGGCCCGCGCCAAGGGCAGCGCCTCGGCGGCCATCAAGCGCCTGATGGGCCTCAAGCCCAAGACCGCGCGCCTCTTGGTGGGCGGCCTTGAGACCGACATCCCCGTCGACCAGATCAAGGTGGGCGACCAGCTCCTGGTACGTCCCGGCGAGCGGGTGCCCGCCGACGGCGTGATTTCGCATGGTCACTCGAGCCTCGACGAGTCGATGCTGACGGGCGAGAGCCTGCCGGTGCAGAAGGGCGAAGGGGATCCCGTCATCGGGGCGACCCTCAACAAGACCGGCGCCTTCGTCATGACCGCCCGCCACGTGGGTGCCGACACGGCGCTCGCGCAGATCATCCGCCTGGTGCAGGAGGCTCAGGGCGGCAAGGCCCCGATCCAGCGCCTGGTGGACAAGGTCTCGGCCGTCTTCGTGCCCATCGTGGTGGGGATCGCACTGGCCACCTTCTTCGGCTGGTTCTTCGTGGGGGCGCCCGGCGACTGGGCCGCCGCTCTCACCGCTGCGGTGGCGGTGCTCGTCATCGCCTGCCCCTGCGCCATGGGCCTCGCCACCCCCATGGCCATCATGGTGGGGACCGGCAAGGGCGCCGAGCACGGCCTGCTCATCAAGGGCGGCGAAGTCCTGGAGCGCGCCCGCGACCTCACGACCGTCGTCTTCGACAAGACCGGGACCCTCACCGAGGGCAAGCCGGCGCTCACCGACGTGATCCCCGCCCCCGGCCAGGATCCTGACGCGCTGGTGCGGCTCGCCGCGAGCGCCGAGCGAGGATCCGAGCACCCCCTGGGCGAGGCGATCGTCCGCGGCGCGCAGGAGCGAGGGCTCTCGCTCGCCGAGGTCAAGAGCTTCGAGGCGATCGCGGGCGGCGGCATCCAGGCCGTCGTCGAGGGTCACCCCATTCTGATCGGGACCCGGCGCCTGCTCGAAACCCACGGCATGGCCCTCCACGCCCTCGTCTACGAAGCCGAGCGCCTGGAAGGGCTGGCCAGGACCGCCATGTACGTTGCGATCGACGGCAAGGTGGCCGGGGTGCTCGCGGTGGCGGACGCCCTCAAGCCCCACGCCCGCGAGGCCGTCGAGGGCCTGAAGCGCCAGGGGCTCTCGGTCGTCATGATCACGGGTGACAACCAGCGCACGGCAGAGGCGATCGCCAAGAGCGCCGGCATTGACCGGGTGCTCGCCGAGGTGCTGCCCCAGGACAAGGCCCGCGAGGTCAAGCGCCTCCAGGAGGCGGGCCAGACGGTCGCCATGGTCGGCGACGGCATCAACGACGCGCCGGCACTCGCCCAGGCGGACGTGGGCATTGCCCTCGGCACCGGCACCGACGTGGCCATGGAGGCCTCGGACCTGACCCTGGTCTCGGGAGACGTGCGCGGGGTGAGCTCGGCCATCGGGCTGAGCCGCACGACCCTCGCCAACATCCGGCAGAACCTCTTCTGGGCCTTCTTCTACAACGTGATCGGCATCCCGGTGGCGGCCATCGGCCTCTTGAACCCCATGTTCGCAGCCGGGGCCATGGCCTTCAGCTCGCTCTTCGTGGTGGGCAACGCCCTGCGGCTGCGGCGCTTCGGGCGCTAG
- a CDS encoding cation-transporting P-type ATPase, whose amino-acid sequence MEPTAQPWHPLRPEEAARLLDVKPECGLDPAEAAARLSRFGPNALPRLEPPSLLALALRQVVNFIVLLLLAAAVISWLLGERGDALALLAAVLLNAVVGFVMDYQAEREIASIQGLTAPKARVRRGGNVLELDSEVLVPGDVVLLEAGDRIPADGRILAGAFSVDESLLTGESAPVTKHSEPLPGEALPLSSRRNEAFAGTLVTIGSATLLITATGPRSEVGKIGRLLSETERPAIPLTARLEALGRYLVWTVAAVAGVIVLLGLWQQQPFWPLLETSVVLAIAAIPEGLPTVATLALAAGAGRLAKKGLRLRQIGALEALGSVTTLCLDKTGTLTANAMTVQEIRLDGHVLGVIGEGWEPRGSFVESGASAPLTPRLQDLLRAVQRCNDATLEAHDGGWHIHGDPSEGALLVAAAKTGLRDDRAEAKRLATIPAGRDHPWMLVVYPEDGGIALFVKGAPEQVLSRCLTIRTETGSRALDEADRKAWLQANRAMADRALRVFGVATGRRGSDWREQPLEEGWEWLGLVGMADPARPGVDEALAQAHRAGIRTVMITGDQPATALAIARKLDMAAGQEPRVVVGAQAPEPDATVYARATPEGKYALVQALQASGQLVVMTGDGVNDAPALRAAAVGVAMGQGTDVARDAATAILVDERIETLLEGVREGRGAFLNIQKAVDFLLTCSITTMLAVLLTTAAGYPLPLLPLQILYLNILTHSFPALGLAMEPASAGVMARPPLPRKALLLPPERLGSILWHGVVMASATLAMGAWGWMHGGAAHGRTLVFATLATSLMLHTFADRSPKPFVGWVRGLRWPLLSFVGGAIALQLLALGWAPLRDLLQMTPLAPDDWVGGLVAATSTAVAVEVSKWAFPPDRAR is encoded by the coding sequence ATGGAGCCCACCGCCCAGCCTTGGCACCCCCTGCGCCCCGAAGAGGCGGCCCGCCTTCTCGACGTTAAGCCGGAGTGCGGCCTGGACCCGGCCGAGGCCGCAGCTCGTCTGAGCCGCTTCGGTCCCAACGCCCTGCCTCGCCTGGAACCGCCCTCGCTGCTCGCCTTGGCCCTGCGCCAGGTCGTGAACTTCATCGTCTTGCTGCTCTTGGCGGCGGCGGTGATCTCGTGGCTCCTGGGCGAGCGCGGCGACGCGCTCGCGCTCCTGGCGGCCGTGCTGCTCAACGCGGTGGTCGGCTTCGTCATGGACTACCAAGCCGAGCGGGAGATCGCCTCGATCCAGGGCCTCACCGCCCCGAAGGCGCGGGTGCGCCGCGGGGGCAACGTCCTTGAGCTCGACAGCGAGGTCCTGGTGCCCGGGGACGTGGTCCTGCTCGAAGCAGGCGATCGCATCCCCGCCGACGGCCGGATCCTCGCGGGCGCCTTCTCGGTCGACGAGTCGCTGCTGACCGGCGAGTCGGCGCCCGTCACCAAGCATTCCGAACCGCTGCCGGGCGAGGCCTTGCCCCTCTCGAGTCGTCGTAACGAGGCGTTCGCCGGGACCCTGGTCACGATCGGTAGCGCCACCCTCTTGATCACGGCCACCGGCCCACGTTCGGAGGTTGGCAAGATCGGCCGCCTCTTGAGCGAAACCGAGCGGCCTGCCATTCCCCTCACCGCGCGCCTTGAGGCCCTGGGGCGCTACCTGGTCTGGACGGTGGCGGCGGTGGCTGGAGTGATCGTCCTGCTCGGCCTCTGGCAGCAGCAGCCCTTCTGGCCCCTGCTCGAAACTTCCGTGGTCCTTGCGATCGCTGCCATCCCCGAAGGCCTGCCGACGGTGGCGACCCTGGCCTTGGCTGCGGGGGCGGGGCGGCTGGCCAAGAAGGGCCTGCGCCTGCGCCAGATCGGGGCCCTCGAAGCCCTCGGCAGCGTCACCACCCTCTGCCTCGACAAGACCGGGACGCTCACGGCCAACGCCATGACCGTGCAGGAAATCCGCCTCGATGGCCACGTCCTCGGCGTCATCGGCGAGGGCTGGGAGCCTCGGGGTTCCTTCGTGGAGAGCGGCGCGTCCGCCCCCCTCACGCCTCGGCTCCAGGACCTGCTGCGTGCGGTCCAGCGCTGCAACGATGCGACCCTCGAAGCCCACGACGGCGGCTGGCACATCCACGGGGACCCGAGCGAGGGGGCGCTATTGGTGGCGGCCGCCAAGACCGGGCTTCGGGACGACCGAGCGGAAGCCAAGCGCCTCGCGACGATTCCGGCCGGCCGGGACCACCCATGGATGCTCGTGGTTTACCCCGAGGACGGCGGGATCGCCCTCTTCGTGAAGGGGGCCCCCGAGCAGGTGCTTTCGCGATGCCTCACCATCCGGACCGAGACGGGGAGCCGCGCGCTCGACGAGGCGGACCGCAAGGCGTGGCTCCAGGCGAACCGGGCGATGGCCGATCGGGCCCTGCGGGTCTTCGGGGTCGCCACTGGTCGCCGAGGATCGGACTGGCGCGAGCAGCCGCTCGAAGAGGGTTGGGAGTGGCTAGGGCTCGTCGGCATGGCCGATCCCGCCCGGCCCGGGGTCGACGAGGCCCTGGCCCAGGCGCACCGGGCCGGGATCCGCACGGTGATGATCACGGGGGACCAGCCGGCGACGGCCCTTGCGATCGCCCGCAAGCTCGACATGGCCGCGGGCCAGGAGCCCCGGGTGGTGGTCGGGGCCCAGGCGCCCGAGCCCGACGCGACGGTCTACGCCCGCGCGACCCCCGAGGGCAAGTACGCCCTGGTCCAGGCCCTGCAAGCCAGCGGCCAGCTGGTGGTCATGACCGGGGACGGGGTCAACGACGCTCCCGCCCTGCGCGCGGCGGCGGTGGGAGTCGCCATGGGGCAGGGTACCGACGTGGCGCGGGACGCGGCGACCGCGATTCTCGTGGACGAGCGCATCGAGACCCTCCTCGAAGGCGTCCGGGAGGGGCGCGGTGCTTTCCTGAACATCCAGAAGGCCGTCGACTTCCTCCTGACCTGCTCGATCACCACCATGCTGGCCGTCCTCCTGACGACCGCCGCTGGCTACCCGCTGCCCCTCTTGCCCCTCCAGATCCTGTACCTGAACATCCTGACTCACTCCTTCCCGGCGCTGGGGCTCGCCATGGAGCCTGCGAGCGCCGGGGTGATGGCACGGCCGCCATTGCCTCGCAAGGCCCTGCTGCTGCCGCCTGAGCGCCTGGGCTCCATCCTGTGGCACGGGGTGGTCATGGCCTCGGCCACGCTCGCGATGGGGGCGTGGGGCTGGATGCACGGCGGGGCCGCCCACGGCCGGACCCTGGTCTTCGCGACCCTTGCGACCTCGCTGATGCTCCACACCTTCGCCGATCGCTCGCCCAAGCCCTTCGTGGGGTGGGTCCGGGGCCTTCGCTGGCCGCTCCTCTCCTTCGTGGGCGGGGCGATCGCCCTGCAACTGCTCGCGCTCGGCTGGGCCCCCCTGCGCGACCTGCTCCAGATGACCCCGCTCGCGCCTGACGACTGGGTGGGGGGCCTGGTGGCGGCCACCTCGACGGCGGTGGCCGTCGAGGTGAGCAAGTGGGCCTTTCCGCCCGACCGGGCGCGCTAG